GCGCCAGGCAGAACGCCCAGGAGGTCCGCTCGGAGGCCCGCTCGAGCTTCTGACCCACGCCCCACGCCGACCCGCACCCCCGGCAGCTTCCTGGCCGGGGGTGCAGTCGCATGACCGTGGAGCGCGGCAACCGGGGTCAGCCGGTCGAGGTCCTCGCGTTCGACCGCCCGCAGCCGCACCTTCTCGCCGGTGAGCATGTCAGTACAGGAACATGGGCTTGCCGTCGACCTGGCGGATGAGGGGGCGGTAGCGCTTCTCGTCGTACAGGGCGTCCACGTCGACCCGCTTCACCCCCGACATCATCGTCGCGATGGGCACCGACGTGTAGGCCCCCCGCTGCAGCGAGACCATGCTGCCGGCGGCGTCCTGGTCGATCAGGTTGAGGGCCATGTTGGCGAAGTTGACCGCGACCATCAGGTCCAGCGCGTCGGGCGCGCCCGACCGCATCAGGTAGCCGACCTGCTGGTAGACGATGTCCTCGCCGGTCAGCCGCTTGAGCACGCCCCCGGTGGCCAGACCGATGCCACCGAGCTTGCGGTGCCCGTAGGCGTCGGCCTCGCCGCGCTCGTGGAGCTGGCCGTCGAGCATGGTGGCGCCCTCGCTCACGGTCACCATCGCGTAGTTCGACGGGTTGGCCGCCTTGTCCTCGAGCAGGTAGCGGGCGAGCAGCTCGGGGTCGAAGGGCACCTCGGAGATGATGGCCCGGTCCACCCCGGCCAGGTAGGCCGACAGCAGCGAGGTCTCCCCGCAGTTGCGCCCGAACAGCTCCACCACCGCGATGCGCTCGTGGGAGCCGGTCGAGGTCCGCAGCTGATGGATGAACTGCACGCTGCGGGTGACCGCGGTCGAGAAGCCGATGCAGTAGTCGGTCCCGTAGACGTCGTTGTCCATCGTCTTGGGCACCGCCACCACCCGCATGCCCTCGCTGGAGAGGCGCTCGGCATACGACAGGGTGTCGTCCCCGCCGATCGCCACCAGCCAGTCGAGCCCGAGCCGTTCGATCACGGCCAGGCAGTGGGGGGTGAAGTCGAACGGCCCGTCGGACTCGCCCTGGCCCTGGCCCTTCAGGAACTCGGGCACGTCGCCGGGCTTGACCTTGCCCGGGTTGGTGCGGCTGGTGTGCAGGAAGGTCCCGCCGGTGCGGTCGATGGTGCGAACGTCCTTCTTGCCAAGGGGTCGGACGCACTCCTCCTGCGGCTCGCCGGCGTTGAGGTCGTAGTCGAGCAGTCCGGCCCAGCCACGACGGATGCCGAGGACCTCGTAGCCGCGGTCGATGGCCCCGTAGACCAGTGTCTTGATGCAGGGGTTCAGGCCGGGAACGTCACCCCCGCCGGTGAGCACGCCGATGCGCGTCATAAAGGCAGCCTCCAGGAAGGAAGGACGGAGCAACTGTTCAGAGGTCAGGGCCACGCTGGCCGTGCGGTTCCCTCGCGTTGGGCGCCAGCGGCCGCTGGCGCCCAACGCGAGGATGACATGGTACTGGCCGTCGCAGGCGGGCAGTACCGTTTGCTGGTATGAGCCGGGCTCCCTAGGCCAGCTCAGCGGTGATGCGGTAGACGTGGAGCGTGCCAGTGGGACCGTAGATGATGTAGTCGCTGGCGGATCGCTCGACGCAGGTCGTGCCGGCGATCATCTCGAAGTCTTTCAGACGGGCAACGGCGTCACGCCGGGCGGAGTCTCTTGCGCGGGCCATCTCCTCCAGGTCGGGACGCTCGTGGTTGTAGCGGGCGACGCCGGAGAAATTCACGACCGCACCCCCCCCAGGGTGCGGTCACGGGGCGGACTGGTGGCTGAGCTGGTCACGTCTGGGGACACAGGACCTCCGGTGGTTCATTGGGCCGGTGAACACTATCGAGTTATGGAATC
This genomic interval from Actinomycetes bacterium contains the following:
- a CDS encoding 6-phosphofructokinase codes for the protein MTRIGVLTGGGDVPGLNPCIKTLVYGAIDRGYEVLGIRRGWAGLLDYDLNAGEPQEECVRPLGKKDVRTIDRTGGTFLHTSRTNPGKVKPGDVPEFLKGQGQGESDGPFDFTPHCLAVIERLGLDWLVAIGGDDTLSYAERLSSEGMRVVAVPKTMDNDVYGTDYCIGFSTAVTRSVQFIHQLRTSTGSHERIAVVELFGRNCGETSLLSAYLAGVDRAIISEVPFDPELLARYLLEDKAANPSNYAMVTVSEGATMLDGQLHERGEADAYGHRKLGGIGLATGGVLKRLTGEDIVYQQVGYLMRSGAPDALDLMVAVNFANMALNLIDQDAAGSMVSLQRGAYTSVPIATMMSGVKRVDVDALYDEKRYRPLIRQVDGKPMFLY